In Cryptomeria japonica chromosome 10, Sugi_1.0, whole genome shotgun sequence, a genomic segment contains:
- the LOC131038340 gene encoding cytochrome P450 77A4-like: MELSGVTLNGFTCVVAFIGGLIWLGLSWNKKKKKTYHLPPGPPGWPLVGNLPEIIRLKQPFQQYAHKLHKKYGPIITLRLGFRPSIIVASHELAYEALIHKGSIFATRPAVKGPRGKLFQDSQANIAMAAYCLQWRTLRRNLVSETLSTSSLKSFWKGREWGMEILLERLRNEAEQGAGVVKLIDHLRHATLCILLYMCFGTRLEEKTVRDVEGILREILLCLGKAEFDDFFPVLEFLNRKRRKRLQGIRQRQMEILTELINRRRAVLAEGKEEECRAYIDTLLCLRVEDGRGLNDDQMVTLCTEFLNAGTDTTSTTLQWLMANLVKDEGIQSKLYEEIVNVVGKEKAVEEEDVSKMVYVEAVVKETLRRHPPGQFVLGHAVTEASTVGGYDVPADAIINFAVWEMGNDPQVWENPDEFRPERFLSDEVDLTGSREIKLMPFGVGRRICPGIALAMMHVQLVVARLVQEFVWESKPGEPVDLTEVQEFTIVMKNPLHAVIKQRD, from the coding sequence ATGGAGTTATCAGGTGTTACCTTGAATGGGTTTACATGTGTTGTAGCATTCATAGGAGGCCTTATCTGGTTGGGGCTAAGctggaacaagaagaagaagaagacatatcACCTGCCTCCAGGTCCTCCCGGATGGCCTCTTGTAGGCAATCTCCCTGAAATCATACGCTTGAAGCAACCATTCCAGCAGTATGCTCACAAACTCCATAAAAAATACGGCCCAATCATAACCCTGAGATTGGGTTTTCGTCCTTCGATTATAGTAGCCAGCCACGAGCTCGCTTATGAAGCCTTAATACACAAGGGTTCCATCTTTGCCACCAGACCAGCTGTGAAGGGGCCCCGCGGTAAGCTTTTCCAAGACAGCCAGGCGAACATCGCGATGGCCGCCTACTGCCTACAGTGGCGAACATTGAGACGAAATCTGGTGAGTGAAACTCTGAGCACCTCTTCACTCAAGTCCTTCTGGAAGGGCAGGGAATGGGGAATGGAGATTTTGTTGGAAAGGCTAAGAAACGAGGCAGAACAAGGTGCAGGGGTTGTGAAATTGATTGACCACTTGAGGCATGCAACATTATGTATTCTCCTCTACATGTGTTTTGGGACCCGCTTGGAAGAGAAAACCGTGAGAGACGTCGAGGGCATCCTCAGGGAAATACTTCTGTGCTTGGGGAAAGCGGAATTCGATGATTTTTTCCCAGTTTTGGAGTTTCTAAATAGAAAGCGGCGGAAGCGGTTGCAGGGGATCCGTCAGCGCCAGATGGAAATCTTAACTGAGCTTATTAATCGGCGCCGAGCTGTCTTAGCGGAGGGCAAGGAGGAGGAGTGCAGAGCATACATTGATACTTTGCTTTGTTTGAGGGTGGAGGACGGAAGAGGGCTGAATGACGACCAAATGGTGACGCTCTGCACGGAATTCCTGAATGCCGGGACGGATACGACCTCTACTACTCTGCAATGGTTGATGGCAAACTTGGTGAAAGATGAAGGCATCCAGAGCAAATTGTACGAGGAAATAGTGAATGTTGTGGGTAAGGAAAAAGCGGTGGAAGAGGAGGATGTTTCGAAAATGGTGTATGTGGAGGCTGTGGTGAAGGAGACCCTGCGACGCCACCCGCCGGGGCAATTCGTTTTGGGGCACGCAGTTACAGAGGCGTCCACTGTTGGTGGGTATGATGTTCCGGCGGATGCAATTATCAATTTCGCCGTCTGGGAAATGGGTAATGATCCCCAAGTATGGGAAAATCCTGACGAATTTAGGCCAGAACGGTTCCTGAGTGATGAAGTGGATCTGACGGGGAGTAGAGAGATAAAGCTGATGCCGTTTGGCGTGGGGAGGAGGATTTGTCCCGGAATTGCATTGGCTATGATGCATGTTCAGCTTGTGGTGGCCCGATTGGTGCAGGAATTTGTGTGGGAGAGCAAACCGGGAGAGCCCGTTGATCTTACGGAGGTGCAGGAATTCACAATAGTAATGAAGAATCCACTGCATGCCGTAATAAAACAGAGGGATTGA